TTCCACCGCGCGTGTGGATAGGGCTTCGGAGTGTAATTGTGTCACACCACAAGCACAGCGGTCAGCACTACAGCATATTTGGCTGCCGAAGAAGGGTTCATCAGTTTGACCCGCACCGAAAGTTGGTTGCACCACAGTGGCTCTTCTAGAGCTGTTGGTTTACCCCACGAAAAGAAACGCTTTTAACGATTGCACAATTGGGTTGAGGAATTTTTGGACACTATTTTGGAGTAATCGCTAGAGTTTGGAGTGTTGCCCCGATGGAGGCAACAACACGGTGGCTCTATGGATTTATCTTGATCGGAATCCATCTTGCGACTGACAGCTTCGCTGGAGAAACTCGCGAATTCGAGATACGAGCTGTCAAATTGGAGTAGAGGACTACTACGACTAGCTCAAGCTTATTAGCCCTAACTAGCTCTCTACTATACAGAGCCAAAGAGCTCGTAGAAAACTGTGCGTAAAGAATGTAAACCAAAGAACGGCAGCAAGCAGAGCATTTTTGGGAAACCTTTTTCAGATTGTCTCGAGataacaatttaaaatgttgtaTGTGTTGTAACAGGCTCTTGATGGTTATTATACTGGGTAGGGTCGAAATATTTATACGGGGGGGCCacagacgaagcgcaaatcggagtGTAAAAGTGTCAAAtcgtttatgcttcgtgtggcagcttataatataaaaccgaaatgtcaaacgtgttaaCATTCGTGTTgttgatccgagaaaatagaaatcgaagaggtaagttgatttctggttaattttttctgattttttaaagattttattACTGTGCCAGCAAATATTAAgtaagaacttacattatcccGACTCAGGgacgttttgacataagcgcaaacaatttggcatttatctgaaatgtcaaatCGAGTGTTTGCGCTTCATCTGGCACTCCAGCTAGGTAATTTTTGCACCCTGCCTTGATGCAATTGTATGTGGAAATTCAACTCTAAATTACAATTTATAATTAGTTCTTGTTCTTGTTTGTCGGTATTTGCAAAGTCGACGAAGAATAGAAGAACGCAAAAGTGCTGCAGCTCACAGTTAGCCATGCTTGGCTTTCCATCGGTGGCTCACAAATCCAATCCAAAAAAGTCGTTTGACAGCTGCAAATGGAAACGTCAAGGATATGTGCATTGTGTCCCTGTCCCTCTTTCAGTGATCCCCCAGGTTACCCGATTTCACCCTCCCAGTATCAAGTAAGTTCAATATATCGGTAAAAAATACTTCCCCTTTTTTTGGAAAGAGGGATTCCCCTCATTTTTTTAGACTCGAGTCCTAGCCGAGACAACAGCAAAGCCAATCACTCCCGGAAAGGCATTTGCAGCCTCAGTCAGTTTCGCGCACAGAATTTCATTAGTAAAATTCCATCCCCCGATCGGCGTGTGCTCCGCAAgggtggcccccgggaaaaaaaaaacctgaacgTACGCACCATGTCCCGTAATGATGTGAGGAAGAACGGAACACACATATGATGGTAcaccgaagaagaaaccggaGGGACGAGCAGTACAGTAATCTGGGGCAAGAACTTCATCTAGGATTAgccccgcgcgcgcgttggATTAGCCTCTAAGACCTGTCCGTGCCCGTTGGAACATTCTCTCCAGGGACGTCCGGAAACGCAGCACTGTGCGGCGCTGGAGAAGTAAGCGGATTCTGAGGACTGCCTGGGAgcccaccaacaaaaaaaaaacagggaaacgAGACGTACCCCTCCCGACAAGTGATGTACGGGAGGAAGGTGTGTTGAAgtaccaccaccccccaccacacacccgTGGGAACCGCAAGCCGCTGGCCGCAAACAAAGAACTGTCCCGGCGAATCTCCACAACGACGCGTCCTTGCCGGGCCCGTTGCGTCCCGTTTTGGCAGCAAAACGCTCCCCTTTTTCACCTGTCGTCCCGAGACATGTGTCCTTCCGCTCCAGGAAGGACCCACACGGCGGAGGACAGCGAGCCAATTCCCAGGGACCGTGCGGTAACATCATGACGAAGGATTTAAACGAAACGAGGAATTTGgtccacgtcgtcgtcgtcggcggccgcgcCGCGCTTCCAGtattattgattttctgtCATATGACTTTAATGGTTCACACCGTCCCATTCCGGTCTCCTGGTCGCTACCCCGTTCCTTTACTATTTGCTATCCTGTTTTCGCTTCCTGTGGGGACACCCCGGACGCAGCGCATCTGTCCCAAAGCTTTCTGGCGGGGACCCCCGTTAGCTGCACTACTGCGCTCCCACAAGACATACCCAAGCCCTCTGGCCGACCACCCGGGTGGACCTTCACAGGACTTCCACACCACCTCTTTgtcgtggtgctggtggtggtaagtTTTAGCCAAAGTTCGATGGGATCTTTCGTgtcggtgtgtctgtgtggttcGCGGGCCAGGATGCGTGCCAACAGTGTGTGCGTGACAACACGAGACACAGAGGCATTTTCCGCGCGCCTCTTCTCGGTGgagtcgccgtcgtcgtcgtcgtgcttcTTCCGGACCGACAAGTTGtaccaataaaaaaaaataagaaaaacaacatcgcTCCCCAcaaagcacacatacagccaCGGGGCGAGCGCCGAACTTTTTCGGTTCCCCACCGAACTTTTCCACCACCCGATCCTGCGTCTACGACGAGAAGGTGTCCGCGCGCCATAAGGAAGCGCACACAAGTTTCCACAgcttttcctgtttttgttgtggtgtCGCCCTCGCGCGAACGGAAGTGGAAGCGGTCCTTGTTGAGGTGGcgcgtgtatatgtgtgtgtgcgcgcgcgcgcatttcgcgttcaccaaaaacccgaaTCCAATTTTCCCCGAAGTGCGTCGTGCACGGCACAGtgagagggagcgagagagagcgagcgagtgggaACACAAGAAGGGAACTATCTCACAGccgcacacgcatacacaaGAGGACACGCACTAAgaacctgcagcagcagcaaggacacACGCAAGTGCGTGTccctcggtgtgtgcgtgcgagggagtgtgtttattttccatctAAAGGCGCGAAACGAGAAACGAATCACTAACGAACACGGGGAACACACCAGCGCACAACACACAGGACGACGGCTGATGGGGCCGGTATCCTGCGTTGTGTGCGGGGTGGCAAAGCACCCAAACGCCCAACgcctcccccaccccccgaAAACCAGAAATGCAATAACGCCCCGATAATTTCAGACCTGGGTGGTGCATCCGCCGGCTGGACTTCACGTCCTTCGTCGCCGGTCAGGGAACGAGTGGACAAAAAATCCTTGCGAGGGAATATGTTTtcagcaccgaccgacgaggcTGCTCCTACTCCTGCGAAGTCTGACGCACGCAACGCCCGACGATGACAGGACGATGGCGCACAGCTTTCCCCGGGGTCCCTCGGGAGATGGGTGGGAACCGGATGTGGAGAATCTCGCGGGGGGATGCGTGAATGTAAATGCCTTTTTCGGACAGGCAGGTTAGGCGCGCCCTGTgacctctcgctctctctcgctctctctctgggcgATGTGGTGTGGTCGCTGCGTCGTATGTGCAACTCCGATGTCCTGTTAGGTCCGGAGCGTGTGTGCATTAGGAAAAGAACCGAACCTGGGGGGGTGGCAAGGCCACCTTCCGAACGCGAAAGGCCTCCGCTTCGTACGCAGGGTATCGGCCCCAACACACCGATCCGGAAGTCCGGGGCCACGCCAAGTCAGGAGGACCACTCTGTGTGTGCACCGACCTGGGTATTAATTGCGCGCGTCGCTCTTCTTCTGGAATGGGGCgctgctctctctcggtgACCACACGGAAAACATTCGACGGCGGACGTGCGTCGTGAAGCACCCCCTAaccaccctctctctctctctctcgctcttcggTTGCGGGGAGGAAACCGCAAAAGGTTCAATATATGTATTCTGCATCCCCgttcccgggtcccgggggTTTCGCGAGCTGCAAACTAATGGCATCCAGAGCGGAATGGGCCTCCTTTCCGGAGCCGATCCCTGGAATGTGCTGGTCGCTCTCTGTGCCACCCCAAAACAGGTGGAGTTCCGGGCTTCAcctggacgacgacgacgatgacgacggtgacggtttTAATGGTAAACATAATATATTGCAAGTAAATATGGCGCACTCTGGAGCGAGTGGCGAAGGAGCGAATCTAATATCCAGCGAGGCGCGTAGTGTGTGCCAACgcacaccagccagccagcctgccaggCCACAGGAGGCTCACCCACCCAGCCATCCAGCAACTCCAGGATCTCCTgctccaccggcggcggttTGTTTATGGCACACACGGAGAGAGATCTCGACGCAGAGGACCGGTCGGAGCCGATCGATTCGCAAATGGCCGCACAGGCCGGCCACACACATTTGCATCATGGTAGGCCGACCGGTGCGCGCACCGGGGCTAACCTCAAACCTCACCCGAGAACGACGACCAATGCACGGAAACGGCGAGTGAAAAAGGAACTCTGCGGTGGCCACACGATAATGATAACGGCGCCGGGACGAAGAGACGAAGGGATCTTGCAGAATCAACCACCAAGCATTAACTAGTGCAACCCTGCGCCCCCGGTCCCACTTCGTTCGGTGTCCCCGGACCACCCGATTCGAAGACCTGGCCGCGGGAAGCGAGAGGCTCTCGATCTCTCTTCCCTGGGAGCAGCATGAtgatgcaaaatgcaaatacgaaatttccattcccggccagggccaggacaCGAGGTGGGCGGTCAGGTGTTGGCAGGTCAACGCGGTGTCCCCGCGCACCCGTTTACCGCCGTCTTGCGGGGTTCGGGAGGTTCGTATTTTATTTCCTATCGGTTGTTGCGGGTTGTTGCGTGTGCGTTGCGTGACTGGACAAAAGATCGAAATGCCCGGGAATCTTGCGCGTCACATACACAGCGCACGTAGAAGCCTAAGGCCACCCCCTTGGGGACAGTGGAGGTTCTACATATTGTTTAGAATCTAatgcggcgacgacgacaacggaaGCGCCCTCGCCTCGCTCCACTGGTGTCCACCCCAAATTGTgagcttctctctctctctctctttcatccTGTGTGCGGTGGAACAATGGAGAATTTAAGGCTTCACCTTTCGGTCGTTCCTCCCACCAGCTGCCCACCCATTGGGGTCACACACTATCGCGGAAATTAATCTCCCTCCTGCAACGCGCACCGGTCACGGATGCTCGCCCTGGCAACTCCGGCAAAGTAGGCTTTGGCGGATTTTCTCGACCGTTACTTGATTCGAACACACAGGTAAGCGGTagcaggcggtggtggtgtgttgcCAGGccaccgttgtcgtcgtcgtgacaaCATCAAATGTCATCATGTCTTCTCTGGCCCAAAGTCTCTCCACACTCCCAAACGACGGGAGGAACAAACATCATCACCTGGGCAGAGTCCCGGGTGGTGCCGCGTCTGACATTCGGTCCTGTCCCTCGGTCGGTTGTCAatcgtttgctgctgcggcgtCGACGAGCCGTTGAAGCGCACAAATCAAACAGTGAATAATTAATTCGAATTTGCTGTTACTGAAAACCGACGCCGACAGCGTCCGGTTCGCTTTCCCAAAGAGATCCACCACTCACGGGCTCAGCCACAACAAGACCCTGCCTGTGTTGTGAGACCGTGTGCTGGCGGCGCGCCCCGTTCGAGGTTTCTAATCAGCAACAACCCGCATATTATTTGACGATGTGGCTCGCTAATTGAAGGCCTGCCCGCCCGTCCGGGCGGTGAAGGCTTAGAGAGCGACGAAGGTCCACATAATTGCATGCCGGAGAGCCGGGCCACGCGTTGACACTCGGCGAACGACCCGGACGAGGACCGGACTCGGTCCGGGGTCTCGCGTCGGGCAAATAAGAAAAGGCACACGCCTCGGAAACACACGGAAACACGGCTTATCACGCGAACGCTACGCGTGGGccattcaaaatggccgccacaTTTCGGTAGAGacacccccaaaaaaaagaagaaggaccCCACAGCCTAAATGAATATTTGCCCGACGCTTGGCACGCAATTTTCCGCGCCCATTTTCTTCCCTGCTCTATCTGCACGGTCTGCACAACCTGAGTTCGGTACGTCCTGACACGAGGTACATACCTGGACGCCATCACGCACGCGCTTAGTAGTTGCTTTGGAAGTGGTTGAAGTCAAAACCGAACGGGTTGCGCGCTGACATCATCTGCGCCGCGGCACTCTGCGCGGCGAGGGACGACTGATGGTGGTGGGAGGCGGCAACGTTCGAGGACGATGCGGCgaggtggccaccaccggaagcggtacCACCACTGGAGGCGGTTCCACTGCCAGTGTTCTGGAGactctgctgttgctggagttgctgctgctgaaggtgttgctgatgctgaaggtgttgctgttgctgaaggtgctgctgttgctgctgttgctgatgctgctgaagttgctggtgctgttgatgctgctgctgctgctgctgctgttgttgctgctgatgttgcatCATGGCCgactgttgctggtgatgttgctgttgctgctgttgctgaaggtggtgctgttgctggctttgctgttgctgatgttgcagAAGGTTGCCAAGGCTCCCGCCAAATGGTGACTGGTCCATCCcatgctgctgttgtggctgatgttgctgcgactgctgttgctgactGTGGCCGGATGTGtttgcgttgttgttgttgttactgctggtgccattgttgttgctgttgttgctgctgtgatTGCTGCTTTGGTGCTGTTGATTCGGAaccgtttgtgtttgttgtggtcCAGCAACAGCGGGCTCTTTACGAGCCCCAAAATGTCATTCGCCCGTCGCCGTGATCGTCGTCCATTGCCATGGACTGTGGTAGCTGCTCGtccctccaccaccaccaccaccgctgccgccgccgcttccgCCAACACCCGACGTGGATCCACTGCCACTTCCGCCGCCACTACCActgcctccgccaccgctACCGGAAGTGCTGCCACCCGTTAGCGAGAggctgctgccactgcccgATCCCGGAACACCGCCtacggccgcggccgccgccaaccCTTTCTGGGCACTGCAAgtagaaaaaggcaaaatgcAAGATAAATATCAATTGGAAAAAGCGGTAACATGGGTTCTTAAAGATCAGAAAACCTTTGGAAGCCCTTTTCATCAAACATGTTGAAACGGCAAACCGAAATGAGGATCACGTAAGGCGATCCATTTTCATACAGTacgctgttcaataagttcgtagaTTCGAtcagaaaaacacattttttagGACGAAATACagtttattattcagtatggtttttctgaacatcaatacacttgttcaaacgaaacgaaatgaagtgagaaactggaagagcTTCGAAATACACTTCCATtgctgttatgacgtcatcatttgacAAACAACGCTTTGCAggcatgttttttttggtctaATAACAGATGGAAGTTGCTGGAGGCCAAATCTGGTAATCACGGTGGATACTCCAGctattcgaattttaattcacggatttttgccattttcaaaatgctcttgtgaaGGGGAAACGTCACAAGACGTACTCTTGTGACGGCGTAGTAAtctcagaaaccccccttttaaaCCGCTAATTAAAGctgaagagtccttatacatttttaacattcgttcataaatctcctttgcttttaaaccttccaaaaatacaAACTCAATCACTTCACTATACTTAATTTCTTCCATTGTAAAAAGtgtaaatggcttgtaaaaaaaaattaaatgaccgattgaaatgaaacttcacttacgttcatttgaagagggtatcaatataacaaaaacaaatcaggCTCGTATCAACGCCCTTCGTTATCGAGGCtaagaacttattgaacacactagtactACCCTAACTATTCACTTGATAATCCAATTGATTCTCTGTACCATAAAAGTCCGGTGTCCGTGTTGCCCTACAGCAAAGTGCGGCTGTCATTGCTTGTCAAATCAAATGTCAAATATTTAGAACACTCGTCTGCAGTCGCACGCCTTCAgaacagtagtagtagcacaTGTCTACTGATGTAAAGTAGCGCACCTAGTTTGAATAGACACTAAACTGAAATCCGAAGGCGAATGgcattgaaaaaatattttatttttcaacgaTTTCCACCGATTTTCAGAGGCCAACACTCGTAGACTCACGTAAGACTCACGTTGAAACAAAGTTTGCGGTATCAGAATTTAGAATTTCTTTCCTCTGTTGCTTACACGCGCGGCGCTCTAGATCGAGCCTTAGGTACGGTTTTTAAAAACGATCACAGTAAgccgaaaaaggggccacgCCGGTGTCTGCAGTTACGCCGTGTTCACAAAGTCTTAAGGATTTGAAAGTAAGCCACAGCCGCGTAGTAAGCTCTTTGCTCGATCCCTGAGAAATAAGATTTTCTCACGCTGATTCGCCCAGCACCAGGTTAACGGCGCCAGGTTTGGCGAAAGGCCACAGAAAGACAGACGAACGAGACGGGCTTCATGTTAAAGTAATTAACAAATTCACTTTACACCACACCCGCACCAGAAGACGAGGTCCAGGAATAACAGATGCCATCGTCCCGCCGTTGGGACATGGGGCGCGCGTTCGAAGAAAGGATCCACCGAGACAGACTTTCCTCGCCTGGCACTCGACAGCAGCTCGAATGATTTTAACTATTCATTCGATGTGCATTTTCCACTAAGATGCGCTCCCGCGCCCGGAGCTTTGTGCATTCTTAATGCACATTTTCCGTGAGTGTTGCTGTGCTGGGCCGTCCGTTCCCGACcagtgtccgtccgtccgcgtgtgtgtctcaAGAGCAGTCGTCAAGTGGaacaatgcaaaacataatttccaGTGACTCAGGCACCAACTTCGGACGATGGCCCGTAAATGGCCTGGACAAAGGGCTGATGATGTGTTGCGCACCCCACCAATCTCGCGCTCAAGTGGATGTCCCCGGGCCCAGTGGCCATATCATCGCGCATCGCAATCGTCATGCTTGCACACTAGTGCGGGTGATGAAAAAAAAGATCAActgcacacagacacaaacatCAAGCGGCAAAAAGATTCAACCTCAACCATCGGGACCGATGAGGGTTTGGTGAGTGCGTGTCGGGACCCGCCGATGCGAGGTcctaattgaattaaaatcaTTCGAAAAAAGTGCATCACCAGacacaccatcagcagcagcagcagccccggaTAAGACGCCCGCGGCCAAACCAGTTGATGTGCGCGCGTTTGGctgaattgaattgattttcttcgactTCCCAACACGCCGCtgctaatgaaattaaaacggGGCCTCCCTCCGTAAGGGACGAAGAGCGTGGTGATTTGTTCAAAGAGCACACTGAACGCACTGATGTTGAGGGCGATGATTTTTGTAGGGTTTCACCGCCCGTAAGAGGGActctggtgctgctgaatATTTATTACCGTGACATAAAAGAGAACGGTTCCTGTCGAACACCACTCTCTCTGTATTCACTTCACGTGGTACACGGGTGATGGCCGCCATTTTAAATATATCTGTGCTTCGCCGCGGCGCAAATTGTGAAAAGAGTGTTGGCATCCATCGTCTTGCGCATCCATCGGCCATTCCCGCGGGGTTACAAAAGTTATAATGAAACATCTCTATATCGCCCGGAAGTATTAATGGAACCACGCACTGTGTCCCCTCTCTCATTCGCTTCGTTTCAGGGTCGATATCTGTCTCGTTGCCTTGCGTTCCGGAGGATGGCTACGGAAAGGATTAAAAAGACCTTCACCAGCCGTTCGCGAGCTCGGACCTCGCCAGCATCAGCGTTGTGCGCGCAGGGCTCTGCTCATAGCACGGCGCTAGAGTTTCTCGTTAAAATTCTTCCGCTGGCAAAGGACGAGCTTTTCAACATCCGCGTGGCATTGATTGAAATACATTACACCGCtctttatttgaatttaataaaGATAGATGGCCAACCATGGCAAGCACAGCATCGGGGTCGCTCTGTTGAAGTTGGCTGGCCATATAGTTGAACGTCCCCACGACGTTCTTTTGGGTGCAAAGAATCcccagatagagagagaaagagaggggagAGAGAAGGCGAGAGATCGGCGGAGTGTTGTGAGCTTTTGTAGAACAGAGAGAAGCACCCAACCAGACGCCCAACAAAAGACGatgatggaaaaacaataaaccagcATTAACAGCATCATAGCCTAACACTACTCCAAGCAGCTCCGGCGTGGTAATCTCGAACGTCAAAAGACGTTTTTGgagctctcgctctctctgtcctgCTCGCTCGCctcagccagcagcagcagcagcattccagAGCGTTTGCCGGGGAACAATATGGCGCCGCACGCTCGTATACGTCTTTTGATGCAAAGTCGATTCGAACCCATGGGTCGGTCGGAGCATAGTGGCAGCGGACCGtggcagcaacgacgacgacgagatggAATTGAAAATACAAAGGAAAACTGTCAAAGAGATTGATCTTCAAGCCGCACCCAAGTAGGCGACGACGTCGCCCAACTGACAACACTACCACAATTGCGCAAAACGCGAGCCTGCAGAATGATGTGCTCTTGAGAAGTTTGTTGGCGTCTTTAGAAAATATGCTTCGCCATTTGAATCGAACCCATTCGCGTGCAGTTTGCCGAACGGACATACATTTCCAACTATACAAAGCGCCAGGCTAACGAACGCGATATTCGACCGCGAAGAGCGACCCCCGGGCCGACCGAAGAAAGTTCCAAAACTTTGCGGTAATCCCCTTAAATTTCTTCGCCACGGTTTGTTGGTTGTCCTGGTCACATACACGGGTGTGTTCTCCACCCCGTTGGCGTAAGATAAGTTCCGTGTAGCCTCGAGGGCACAATGGTTCCTCTCCAGTCCCAATTCCGCCCACCCCTGCTGGAGGAGCCAACGGATAATTTTCGTTGATGATTTCCGGTCTATGGTTTTTGCGGGGACTCCGGTTCCGTTGGTGAAACGACCACTCCCCACCAACGATCGACGATGTCAGAGAGGTACAGAGGACGCGTTCAGAGCCACATCACGGTACGGAGAGGTTGCTCAGGTCGACGCGGTTCTGTCGCGCGTTTTATGGTTCCAACAGACTCGTCGagtgccagcagcaccaccaccgtatcGTCAAAATATGGCACAACACAATGCCGGCCCGACCGATACGAGTGTGCATTATGATGCACATTGTGCGGGCGCGATTCCTATgtcttttttatgttccgaTCCCTGGCAAACGGGTCTCTGGTCTGCAGTCTGGTGGCGTATTTTCTTATCGACTTCCGAACCACCGGAAAGTTCCGACAGAGTGTGCAGAAGAGCAGGAAGCCAGACAGAAGTAAATAAACATATCAACATGCCCGACGACGGAACACACACCCGGAATTTGGTTGCtgaacaacacacacaaacgcacacaagAATGTGCTGGAATGTGGGTGTTGCTACGAGCGCATTCCTGCGCGCGCGGCCCACAACAGCTACCTAatttaaaacatgaaaacttCAACGCGGCCGCGAAGAGTTAGAGAGAAAGCGGCACTTGGATAGGAAGAGGAGAGCACGAGGAGACAAAGGAATTCGTTTCTTCTTCCCCACTAAAACTCCCACGGGGAGTGGGTTCCGGATGCAGACTCGCCGTCGATGGCGGTGTGATATGCGCGACGCAGTATTCGGTGCGGTGGTCGCGATCGGATCTCGGCaatgttttgtggtttgcCTCCAACAACTTCCGGTAGAAGCATATGCTTACCCCCTACTTTTAAATGGCTGCACCCAAAAGAATTGAATGCGACAAAAAATCACCACGAACCTCCGTGGTCCGAACGAGGTTGTCCTTAAATTGTCTATAGACTCTGGGTGCTGGTGGCAAACTTTAAACATCGCTTTTGCTTTTGTGCTCTACAAcccggcgtccacactatgagaaacttggcaaaaatgtatggcagaCCAAGAAACTGTTAATCTTTTGCTTTGAGATCTTGCTGCTTTGAGTTGCTGGTGAGCTCATTctgttcatgaaatatttcacacaatttttcaatttggcAGTTTacgccaaatttcggcaagttttttttgctatccaaaCAAATGgatagtttttcgacagcggatcagattttgacaaagataGCAacagaaggagaaggaaactgaaaaaccaaagcaaaaacaaacgaactgacATTTCACTgactggagctcacggaatttttcgcccaaaaggtGCTAATGTGGACGCcagcatatcaaaaaacctgtagaaaaaactcatagtgtggacgaggcgtaagCCGTCCTCAGATGCGTTTCCAGCTCCGGATGCGTGCAGACAGCGATCTGtaggtgctgttgctgctgctgctgagcatTCGCACGTTCACCCTGTTTGTGAGTTTCGCAAAAGATCAGAAACGAACGAATATTTATGACCCTTGCAGCAGCCAACTATTATCAACAAACTGGCCACACCACCATAAGGAAGTCACAACAAAATGATTGCCAAGCGAAACCACGGGCCGCGCGAAGTTCAAAAGTCAGTGTATGGAGAACACCATTGACGGGACGGCCACTGGCGGCGTAGTCGATCATACAGAAAACCACAGAGTAATAGTCGCCCTCTGTTACACCACACGGAAGAAGTC
The nucleotide sequence above comes from Anopheles bellator chromosome 1, idAnoBellAS_SP24_06.2, whole genome shotgun sequence. Encoded proteins:
- the LOC131215139 gene encoding G-box-binding factor-like, with amino-acid sequence MDQSPFGGSLGNLLQHQQQQSQQQHHLQQQQQQQHHQQQSAMMQHQQQQQQQQQQQHQQHQQLQQHQQQQQQQHLQQQQHLQHQQHLQQQQLQQQQSLQNTGSGTASSGGTASGGGHLAASSSNVAASHHHQSSLAAQSAAAQMMSARNPFGFDFNHFQSNY